The following are encoded in a window of Thiohalobacter sp. IOR34 genomic DNA:
- a CDS encoding SAM-dependent chlorinase/fluorinase, producing MIVLATDFGLEGPYTGQMKAVLSREAPGIPVIDLFADLPAFEIQAAAYLLAAYVGEFPSESVFLCVVDPGVGSGRRPVVARADGRWYVGPDNGLFNVVAARAEQLEWWDIEWRPARLSASFHGRDLFAPVAARLACGEPVPGRPSAAASRTIPGWPAELAKVVYIDHYGNIMTGIRAASVRGDSELEAAGRQIRRARTFSDLPPGGLFWYENANGLVEIAVNQGRAADILQLAVGDRVHFHGQL from the coding sequence ATGATTGTTCTGGCCACCGATTTCGGACTCGAAGGTCCCTACACGGGGCAGATGAAGGCGGTGCTCAGCCGCGAGGCGCCCGGCATCCCGGTCATCGATCTGTTTGCCGATCTGCCGGCCTTCGAGATCCAGGCGGCGGCCTACCTGCTGGCGGCCTATGTCGGGGAATTCCCGTCCGAGAGTGTTTTCCTGTGCGTGGTCGATCCCGGCGTCGGCAGTGGCCGCCGCCCGGTGGTGGCGCGGGCCGACGGCCGCTGGTACGTCGGCCCGGACAATGGCCTGTTCAATGTCGTTGCGGCGCGGGCGGAACAGCTCGAATGGTGGGACATCGAATGGCGGCCAGCGCGGCTCTCGGCCAGCTTCCATGGGCGTGATCTCTTTGCCCCGGTAGCGGCCAGGCTGGCCTGTGGCGAGCCGGTGCCTGGACGGCCGTCAGCAGCCGCTTCACGGACCATCCCCGGCTGGCCGGCGGAACTGGCCAAGGTTGTCTATATCGATCACTACGGCAATATCATGACCGGGATCCGCGCGGCCAGTGTGCGTGGCGACAGTGAGCTCGAGGCCGCTGGGCGGCAGATCCGTCGGGCGCGGACCTTTTCCGATCTGCCGCCGGGCGGGCTGTTCTGGTACGAGAACGCCAACGGCCTGGTCGAGATCGCCGTCAACCAGGGTCGCGCGGCCGACATCCTGCAACTCGCGGTCGGTGACCGGGTGCATTTTCATGGTCAGCTCTAA
- the uvrA gene encoding excinuclease ABC subunit UvrA yields the protein MDSIKLRGARTHNLHNIDLELPRDRLIVITGLSGSGKSSLAFDTIYAEGQRRYVESLSAYARQFLSMMEKPDIDHIEGLSPAISIEQKSTSHNPRSTVGTITEIYDYLRLLFARVGTPECPDHHIGLEAQTVSQMVDQVMALPAGTRLLLLAPVVQGRKGEHLHVLEELRAQGFVRVRIDGQICELEEIPSLDLRRKHSIDAVVDRFKVREGLELRLAESFETALRLSDGLARVAFMDEPQREELVFSAKFACPECGYSLAELEPRLFSFNNPVGACPSCDGLGVKQFFDPERVVAHPHLSLAGGAVRGWDRRNAYYFQLISSLADHYGFDVDTPFEELPEAVRQVILYGSGDEVIEFQYISERHGFKIRHHPFEGILPNMERRYRETESNAVREELAKYLNTRPCPDCHGTRLNRAARHVLIEGQSLPALAALPVGRAQAFFGALRLAGRRGEIAARILKEINERLDFLVNVGLDYLSLERSADTLSGGEAQRIRLASQIGAGLVGVMYVLDEPSIGLHQRDNQRLLNTLNYLRDLGNTVIVVEHDEEAIRSADHVVDMGPGAGVHGGRVVAQGTPAEIMAEPASLTGQYLSGRRRIEVPAERLRPAPDRWLRIRGASGNNLKQIDAEIPAGLMTAITGVSGSGKSTLINDTLYPHAARELNNATTSPAPCMAIEGLELFDKVVDIDQSPIGRTPRSNPATYTGLFTPIRELFAGTQEARSRGYRPGRFSFNVKGGRCEACQGDGVIKVEMHFLPDIYVPCDVCHGKRYNRETLDIRYKGKNIHEVLELTVEDALPFFSAVPGIKKKLQTLIDVGLSYIKLGQNATTLSGGEAQRVKLAKELSKRDTGNTLYILDEPTTGLHFHDIEQLLGVLQRLRDHGNTIVVIEHNLDVIKTADWVIDLGPEGGDNGGQIVATGTPEEIAKNPASHTGRFLKAALGLAGKAGTG from the coding sequence ATGGACAGTATCAAGCTGCGCGGCGCGCGCACCCACAACCTGCACAACATCGATCTGGAACTGCCGCGCGACCGGCTGATCGTGATCACCGGCCTGTCCGGTTCCGGCAAGTCCTCACTGGCCTTCGACACCATCTATGCCGAGGGCCAGCGGCGCTATGTGGAATCGCTCTCGGCCTATGCCCGACAGTTCCTGTCGATGATGGAGAAGCCGGACATCGACCACATCGAGGGCCTGTCCCCGGCCATCTCCATCGAACAGAAGTCGACCTCACACAACCCGCGCTCGACGGTCGGTACCATCACCGAGATCTACGACTACCTGCGGCTGCTGTTTGCCCGGGTCGGCACCCCGGAATGCCCGGACCATCACATCGGACTCGAGGCGCAGACCGTCAGCCAGATGGTCGACCAGGTGATGGCGCTGCCGGCAGGCACCCGGCTGCTACTGCTGGCCCCGGTGGTACAAGGGCGCAAGGGCGAACACCTGCACGTGCTGGAGGAGCTGCGAGCCCAGGGCTTCGTGCGGGTGCGCATCGACGGTCAGATCTGCGAGCTGGAGGAGATCCCCAGCCTCGACCTGCGCCGCAAACACAGCATCGACGCCGTGGTCGACCGCTTCAAGGTACGCGAGGGCCTGGAGCTGCGCCTGGCGGAGTCTTTCGAGACCGCCCTGCGTCTCTCCGACGGCCTGGCACGGGTCGCCTTCATGGACGAGCCCCAGCGCGAGGAACTGGTGTTCTCGGCCAAGTTCGCCTGCCCGGAATGCGGCTATTCGCTCGCCGAGCTGGAACCGCGGCTGTTCTCCTTCAACAACCCGGTGGGCGCCTGCCCGAGCTGCGACGGCCTGGGCGTGAAGCAGTTCTTCGATCCGGAGCGGGTCGTCGCCCATCCCCACCTGAGCCTGGCGGGCGGCGCGGTGCGCGGCTGGGACCGGCGCAATGCCTACTATTTCCAGCTGATCAGCTCGCTGGCCGACCACTACGGTTTCGACGTCGACACCCCCTTCGAGGAACTGCCCGAGGCGGTACGCCAGGTGATCCTCTATGGCAGCGGCGACGAGGTGATCGAATTCCAGTACATCAGCGAGCGGCACGGCTTCAAGATCCGCCATCACCCCTTCGAGGGCATCCTGCCCAACATGGAGCGGCGCTACCGCGAGACCGAATCCAATGCGGTGCGCGAGGAACTGGCCAAGTACCTCAACACCCGGCCCTGCCCGGACTGCCACGGCACCCGCCTGAACCGCGCTGCCCGCCATGTGCTGATCGAGGGTCAGTCGCTGCCGGCGCTGGCCGCGCTGCCGGTGGGTCGGGCCCAGGCCTTCTTCGGCGCGCTGCGCCTCGCCGGCCGGCGCGGCGAGATCGCCGCGCGGATCCTCAAGGAGATCAACGAGCGGCTCGATTTCCTGGTCAACGTCGGCCTCGACTACCTGTCGCTGGAGCGCAGCGCCGACACCCTGTCCGGCGGCGAGGCGCAGCGCATCCGCCTGGCCAGCCAGATCGGCGCCGGCCTGGTGGGGGTGATGTACGTCCTCGACGAACCCTCGATCGGCCTGCATCAGCGCGACAACCAGCGCCTGCTCAACACCCTCAACTATCTGCGCGATCTGGGCAATACGGTGATCGTGGTGGAGCACGACGAGGAGGCGATCCGCAGCGCCGACCACGTGGTCGACATGGGGCCCGGCGCCGGGGTGCACGGCGGACGGGTGGTGGCCCAGGGCACCCCGGCCGAGATCATGGCCGAGCCGGCCTCGCTCACCGGCCAGTATCTGTCGGGCCGGCGGCGGATCGAGGTCCCGGCCGAACGCCTGAGGCCGGCCCCGGACCGCTGGCTGCGCATCCGCGGCGCCAGCGGCAACAACCTGAAGCAGATCGATGCCGAGATTCCGGCCGGGCTGATGACGGCGATCACCGGCGTCTCCGGCTCCGGCAAGTCGACACTGATCAACGACACCCTCTACCCACACGCGGCCCGCGAGCTGAACAACGCCACCACCAGCCCGGCGCCCTGCATGGCGATCGAGGGCCTGGAACTGTTCGACAAGGTGGTGGACATCGACCAGAGTCCGATCGGCCGCACGCCACGCTCCAATCCGGCCACCTATACCGGTCTGTTCACGCCGATCCGCGAACTCTTTGCCGGCACCCAGGAGGCACGGTCACGCGGCTACCGGCCGGGCCGCTTCAGCTTCAACGTCAAGGGCGGCCGCTGCGAGGCCTGCCAGGGCGACGGCGTGATCAAGGTGGAGATGCACTTTCTGCCGGACATCTATGTGCCCTGCGACGTCTGCCACGGCAAGCGTTACAACCGCGAGACGCTGGACATCCGTTACAAGGGCAAAAACATCCATGAGGTGCTGGAGCTGACAGTGGAGGATGCCCTGCCCTTCTTCAGCGCCGTGCCCGGCATCAAGAAGAAGCTGCAGACGCTGATCGACGTCGGTCTGTCGTACATCAAGCTGGGGCAGAACGCCACCACCCTCTCCGGTGGCGAGGCGCAGCGCGTCAAGCTGGCGAAGGAACTTTCCAAGCGCGATACCGGCAACACCCTGTACATCCTCGACGAGCCAACCACCGGCCTGCACTTCCACGATATCGAGCAGCTACTCGGCGTGCTGCAGCGTCTGCGCGACCACGGCAACACCATCGTCGTCATCGAACACAACCTGGACGTGATCAAGACCGCCGACTGGGTCATCGACCTGGGTCCTGAAGGCGGCGACAACGGCGGGCAGATCGTCGCCACCGGCACGCCCGAGGAGATCGCCAAGAACCCGGCCTCACATACTGGGCGCTTCCTCAAGGCCGCTCTGGGATTGGCGGGGAAGGCAGGAACGGGATAG
- the rplQ gene encoding 50S ribosomal protein L17, giving the protein MRHRKSGRQLNRNSSHRKAMFRNMAASLLRHEVITTTLPKAKELRRVAEPLITMAKNDSVHKRRLAFSRLRDREVVTKLFNELGPRYKERPGGYVRILKMGFRAGDAAPMALVELVDRPEISDEDVTEAAE; this is encoded by the coding sequence ATGCGTCATCGCAAGAGTGGGCGGCAACTTAACCGCAACAGTTCGCATCGCAAGGCCATGTTCCGCAACATGGCGGCCTCGCTGCTGCGCCATGAGGTCATCACCACCACGCTGCCCAAGGCCAAGGAGCTGCGCCGCGTGGCCGAACCGCTGATCACCATGGCCAAGAACGACAGCGTGCACAAGCGTCGTCTCGCCTTCTCCCGTCTGCGCGATCGCGAGGTGGTCACCAAGCTGTTCAACGAGCTGGGCCCGCGCTACAAGGAGCGTCCCGGCGGCTATGTGCGCATCCTCAAGATGGGCTTCCGTGCCGGTGACGCCGCGCCCATGGCCCTGGTCGAACTGGTCGATCGCCCCGAGATCTCGGACGAGGACGTGACCGAGGCTGCCGAATAG